Proteins from one Rosa chinensis cultivar Old Blush chromosome 7, RchiOBHm-V2, whole genome shotgun sequence genomic window:
- the LOC112176929 gene encoding novel plant SNARE 11, with protein MDPLSAISEELAEIDGQIADVFRALSNGFQKVEKIKDSNRQSRQLEDLTDKMRDCKRLIKEFDKEVKNMERRIDPDTSRMLSEKKQSMIKELNSYVALKKQYATNLENKKVDLFDAPANEYGEQNVLLASGMTNQQLIDNGHQMMDETDQAIDRAQKVVHETINVGTETAATLKAQTEQMSRIVNELDSIHFSIKKATKLVKEIGRQVATDRCIMGFLVLIVIGVIAIIIVKIVHPNNKDIRDIPGLAPPAMNRKLLWSPY; from the exons ATGGATCCGTTATCTGCAATCAGCGAGGAGCTGGCGGAGATCGACGGCCAAATCGCCGACGTCTTCCGTGCGTTATC GAATGGGTTTCAGAAGGTGGAGAAGATCAAGGACTCGAATAGGCAGAGCCGGCAGCTGGAGGATCTCACTGATAAGATGCGGGACTGTAAGAG aCTTATCAAAGAGTTTGACAAGGAAGTAAAGAATATGGAGAGACGAATTGATCCAGACACAAGTAGAATGCTGAGTGAGAAAAAGCAATCAATG ATCAAAGAGTTGAACTCATATGTGGCTTTGAAAAAACA ATATGCAACAAATCTTGAAAACAAGAAAGTGGATCTCTTTGATGCACCAGCTAATGAATACGGGGAACAAAATGTGTTGCTTGCCTCGG GTATGACAAATCAGCAACTTATTGATAATGGACACCAAATGATGGATGAGACTGATCAAGCCATCGATAGAGCACAAAAG GTTGTTCATGAGACTATCAATGTTGGAACAGAGACAGCAGCAACTCTCAAGGCTCAA ACTGAACAAATGAGTAGGATTGTTAACGAGCTGGACTCTATCCATTTCTCAATCAAGAAGGCTACCAAGCTGGTGAAGGAAATTGGTAGGCAG GTTGCAACTGATAGGTGTATTATGGGATTTCTTGTCCTTATTGTCATTGGAGTCATAGCCATCATCATTGTGAAG ATCGTTCATCCGAACAACAAAGACATTCGAGATATTCCTGGGCTTGCCCCTCCTGCGATGAACCGAAAATTACTGTGGAGTCCTTATTGA